The Sediminispirochaeta smaragdinae DSM 11293 genome has a segment encoding these proteins:
- the recN gene encoding DNA repair protein RecN, translated as MLETLTIRGYALIDSANLDFSEHLTVLSGETGAGKSILIGALSLLLGGKGDTESIRIGSEEAEITAMVRVDSCDGALGWLADHDISDEDGAVLLRRVLKRNGRGSSFIQSTPATLKDLRDLTGFLFDLHGQHEHQSLFSVDNHRLLLDRFAGLEERAGEVASLFTSLTSLHKELESLRSDERDLLRERDILEYAIHEIDESKLVPGEEEELTRERDLLSQSEKLFSLLEQCHSVLAETKGGALSQLREAMHVVSALAGIDPSLQTQSTRIENAFYEIEDIEQTLRDYLQMVDFSPERLDRCEERLQTIHRLEKKYGEDPAAVLAYREEAGKKLEAFAGRDEEIARLEGEFKEAERRLAERARELSRRRKEAASRLEKAISEALRFLGMPKVRFTVSTGYREGKSGKLSCGPHGYDRIEFLISPNVGEPERPLKDIASGGELSRVMLAIKSVLSETDQVQTLIFDEIDTGIGGEVAVAVARYLAELGKKKQVLCITHLASIAVQADNHVIVEKQERNGRTVTDTHPLSREERVAEVARMLSGTSGGEASLEHARRLLETSGRL; from the coding sequence AGGGTGACACCGAATCGATCCGAATAGGTAGCGAAGAGGCTGAGATTACTGCAATGGTTCGGGTTGACTCCTGTGACGGCGCCCTAGGGTGGTTGGCCGATCACGACATTTCGGACGAAGACGGAGCGGTGCTGCTCCGCAGGGTGCTTAAACGTAACGGTCGTGGTTCGTCTTTTATTCAATCCACGCCCGCAACGCTGAAGGACCTCCGTGATCTGACCGGTTTTCTCTTTGATCTTCACGGCCAGCATGAGCACCAATCCCTTTTTTCGGTGGATAACCATCGGCTGCTCCTTGATCGTTTTGCCGGCCTTGAAGAACGTGCCGGCGAGGTCGCTTCGCTTTTTACCTCCCTTACATCCCTCCATAAGGAGTTGGAGAGCCTTCGCAGCGATGAACGGGATCTTCTTCGTGAACGGGATATCCTTGAGTATGCAATCCATGAAATTGACGAGAGCAAGCTCGTCCCCGGAGAAGAAGAGGAATTGACACGAGAGCGTGATTTGCTGAGTCAAAGCGAGAAACTATTCTCGCTATTGGAACAGTGCCACTCTGTTTTGGCCGAGACAAAGGGTGGGGCCCTTTCTCAACTTCGCGAAGCCATGCATGTTGTTTCTGCGCTTGCGGGTATCGATCCTTCGTTGCAGACGCAAAGTACCAGAATCGAAAATGCCTTTTATGAAATCGAAGATATCGAACAAACGCTTCGTGATTATCTCCAGATGGTAGATTTTTCTCCTGAGCGCCTTGATCGCTGCGAAGAACGGCTCCAGACGATCCATCGTCTCGAGAAAAAGTATGGAGAAGATCCGGCAGCTGTTTTGGCGTATCGCGAAGAAGCCGGGAAAAAACTGGAAGCCTTTGCCGGACGGGATGAAGAGATTGCACGTCTGGAGGGGGAGTTCAAAGAGGCGGAGCGCCGCCTTGCCGAACGTGCACGGGAGCTTTCCCGTCGCCGTAAGGAGGCCGCTTCCCGTCTTGAGAAAGCAATCAGTGAAGCGTTGCGTTTTCTCGGAATGCCGAAGGTCCGTTTTACCGTATCGACGGGGTATCGGGAAGGAAAGAGCGGAAAACTTTCCTGTGGACCCCACGGTTACGATAGAATCGAATTCCTCATCAGTCCCAATGTAGGGGAACCCGAGCGTCCTCTGAAGGATATTGCTTCCGGCGGTGAGCTTTCCCGGGTCATGTTGGCAATAAAGAGTGTTCTGTCGGAAACCGATCAGGTCCAAACCCTTATTTTTGATGAGATTGATACCGGCATCGGAGGTGAGGTTGCGGTTGCTGTTGCCCGCTATTTGGCCGAATTGGGAAAGAAAAAGCAAGTCCTTTGTATAACACATCTTGCCTCCATTGCTGTTCAGGCCGATAATCATGTTATCGTGGAAAAGCAGGAGCGAAACGGGCGAACCGTGACGGATACGCATCCTCTTTCCCGGGAAGAACGGGTTGCCGAGGTAGCCCGGATGCTGTCGGGTACAAGCGGCGGAGAGGCGTCGTTGGAGCACGCTCGTCGTTTGCTTGAAACCTCTGGACGGCTGTAA
- a CDS encoding M23 family metallopeptidase: MKCRSFLVLSALFMLFSSSGLLLGYEWPLENPTVVLDFCQNNGKAFLPGAMIQGSSNDVRAVESGTLIFFQRENEALDQLPSGYDSFIVLEHERGIRSFYGNLGTVKVSNVEVEKGESLGTLLLTSSGNPSPLFLQILDYEYLRYVNPLLSLPPLEDSLAPIISGVLLSRGDQAITLNREARLDAGRWEVFVSAFDPVAGSRDRKAPYRFDTYLNGESQGDVSFETLEMDGDSLKLIRTGNLTADRLYQRSGYYRIGEIMLSPGASTLEVAVSDFAGNETSHSILLRVR, from the coding sequence ATGAAATGTAGAAGCTTCTTGGTTTTGTCGGCACTATTCATGTTGTTTTCCTCTTCCGGTTTACTTTTGGGATACGAGTGGCCCTTGGAGAATCCTACGGTCGTTCTGGATTTTTGTCAGAACAACGGAAAGGCTTTTTTGCCGGGGGCGATGATTCAAGGCAGCAGCAATGATGTCAGGGCCGTGGAATCCGGTACGTTGATCTTTTTTCAGCGAGAGAATGAGGCCTTGGATCAGTTACCTTCCGGGTATGATTCCTTTATTGTGTTGGAGCACGAGCGGGGAATTCGCTCTTTTTACGGAAATCTCGGTACGGTGAAGGTTTCGAATGTCGAGGTGGAAAAAGGTGAGAGCCTTGGCACCCTTTTGCTTACTTCTTCAGGCAATCCGAGCCCTCTCTTTTTGCAGATTCTTGATTATGAGTATTTGCGTTATGTGAATCCGCTTCTTTCGTTGCCGCCGCTTGAAGATTCACTTGCACCGATCATCAGTGGGGTTCTTTTGAGCCGAGGCGATCAAGCGATTACCCTTAATAGGGAGGCACGGCTGGATGCGGGACGCTGGGAGGTGTTTGTCTCCGCCTTTGATCCTGTGGCGGGAAGTCGTGATAGAAAGGCTCCTTATCGATTCGATACCTATTTAAACGGAGAGTCGCAAGGAGACGTTTCCTTTGAGACCCTTGAAATGGACGGTGATTCCTTAAAGCTGATACGTACCGGGAATCTTACTGCGGATCGTCTGTATCAGAGGTCCGGTTACTATCGTATAGGAGAAATTATGCTAAGCCCTGGTGCCTCGACCTTGGAAGTGGCGGTTTCCGACTTTGCCGGCAATGAGACAAGCCACTCTATTCTTCTTCGGGTTCGTTGA
- a CDS encoding class I SAM-dependent methyltransferase, protein MSVRTFSNPAGNERCLGYACPICGSSVFTFLWEVEGARFHRCCGCGHLQQYPVPVQEELSLRYGEEYLSYELSNEEAFFSLMAKALDDVGFSSLTASRGLAGGRFLDIGCATGRLIEHLRKHGWRAEGVEVCSPTARYGIEHRGVPISISTLEQAAFGDQAFQVVHASHLIEHLSDPVAFLQEAHRILDNRGLLVLTTPNSAGLQAKLFGSGWRSVIPDHIHLFGRKNFLTLLRSNDFSPLSWKTWGGIAKGLVSETIKRPVDRFAKLSGLGDVMIVLSEKR, encoded by the coding sequence ATGTCGGTTAGGACCTTTAGCAACCCGGCTGGAAATGAACGCTGCCTCGGGTATGCATGTCCGATCTGCGGTTCTTCCGTATTTACCTTTTTGTGGGAGGTCGAAGGGGCCCGTTTCCATAGATGCTGCGGTTGCGGTCATCTTCAGCAATATCCGGTGCCGGTTCAGGAGGAGTTGAGTCTTCGTTACGGCGAAGAGTATCTCAGCTATGAACTGAGCAATGAAGAGGCCTTCTTCTCATTAATGGCCAAGGCTTTGGATGATGTGGGTTTTTCCTCTCTTACAGCCTCCCGAGGCCTTGCTGGTGGAAGATTTCTTGATATCGGTTGTGCAACAGGACGCCTTATTGAGCACCTTCGTAAGCATGGCTGGCGGGCCGAAGGGGTCGAAGTGTGTTCTCCGACTGCAAGATACGGCATAGAACACCGCGGCGTTCCTATTTCCATAAGCACTCTTGAACAGGCAGCTTTCGGTGACCAGGCGTTTCAGGTCGTGCATGCCAGCCATCTGATCGAGCACCTGAGCGATCCCGTTGCTTTTTTGCAGGAAGCACATCGAATTCTCGATAATCGGGGCCTTCTTGTCCTTACAACACCCAACAGTGCCGGACTGCAAGCGAAACTGTTCGGTTCCGGCTGGCGATCTGTCATACCCGACCATATCCATCTGTTCGGTCGCAAGAATTTCTTGACGCTTCTCCGTTCCAACGATTTTTCACCGCTTTCTTGGAAAACGTGGGGAGGTATCGCGAAAGGTCTGGTATCTGAAACCATTAAACGTCCTGTCGATCGTTTTGCTAAATTGTCCGGCCTGGGTGATGTGATGATTGTCCTTTCCGAAAAAAGGTGA
- a CDS encoding DUF3536 domain-containing protein, whose product MKTQLILHGHFYQPPRMNPWTGIVPVQRSAAPYHDWNSRITRECYAANAYSRYLRYDGRIDDIINNYELLSFNIGPTLLGWLQEKAPNVYGRIIDADRKSIERLGHGNALAQSYNHTILPLDDPEDAEIQIRWGIEDFKHHFGRAPEGMWLPECGVNDTVINLLIAEGISFIILAPWQGEAIRQSPSGTWLELNKEPVPYYRSYRIQGDEGSISAFFYNAELSGGISFNHYLRSADTLYSRILKIKSENEHLQLIHAVTDGEVYGHHEPFGDMCLAALSKLVRTGEELEFTNYATYLELNPPTWEVRLRKGEENLGTSWSCVHGVSRWYKDCGCKTGGKADWDQRWRTPLRKGLSLLSRKLKTVRNHQLSALSSLPPETIVKEYAAILCAKKDPLSFAQRVGIATDTESITKMLTILEGEKLRHFMFTSCAWFFSDISGIETLQNLSYALRAIELAQELGEAEELYTLLKNELSYAISNLPDHRNGGEILDDLTDEILPGGLEPALFFHMNRLLHREKSDELRYGIYRLESLVLSEEKTGKTSHIKVVNTITGQHHLCTVTTRIRPNEPMDIHAEDQYGRKISIGNDRAAHLPEQLRYTLSDLLSASSQRLCGKAGGELVGPTTHVLNWARTLRLPISPDILKSAEVAVDWRLQHIMPLPHKKLSTADRRELAELLDFAVNNKLEFDRKEASRRFTYYLSQRFSTLSPQLTMEEAREIIELHALAAKAQIEEDITIAQNIIFDQLKIWREKIAQVESQAPSKRDQEAMAPILSLCEGFGIYADDMRRKKGKKQEEEKDTSRPTN is encoded by the coding sequence ATGAAAACACAATTAATCCTTCATGGCCACTTCTATCAGCCGCCGAGAATGAATCCGTGGACCGGAATCGTTCCCGTTCAGAGGTCGGCAGCCCCTTATCATGACTGGAACAGCAGGATAACCCGCGAATGTTACGCGGCAAACGCCTATTCACGTTATCTCCGCTACGATGGAAGGATCGATGATATTATCAATAATTACGAGCTGCTCTCCTTCAATATCGGCCCAACGCTCCTTGGCTGGCTTCAGGAAAAGGCCCCGAATGTCTACGGAAGGATCATCGATGCCGACAGGAAAAGCATAGAAAGGCTGGGACACGGCAATGCTCTTGCACAAAGTTACAACCACACGATTCTTCCCCTCGACGATCCGGAAGATGCGGAAATTCAGATCAGGTGGGGAATCGAGGACTTCAAACACCACTTTGGCAGAGCTCCGGAGGGAATGTGGTTACCTGAATGCGGGGTGAACGACACGGTTATCAATCTTTTAATTGCCGAAGGCATCTCCTTCATCATCCTTGCACCATGGCAGGGTGAAGCGATACGGCAAAGCCCCTCGGGCACATGGCTCGAACTCAACAAAGAACCGGTTCCTTATTATCGAAGTTATCGTATACAGGGAGATGAAGGAAGCATATCCGCCTTTTTCTACAACGCCGAGCTCTCCGGCGGAATCAGTTTCAATCACTACCTGCGAAGTGCCGATACCCTTTACTCAAGGATCCTGAAGATAAAAAGCGAAAACGAACATCTTCAACTGATCCACGCCGTCACCGACGGAGAGGTCTACGGCCATCATGAGCCCTTCGGAGATATGTGCCTTGCAGCACTCTCAAAGTTGGTCAGGACGGGGGAGGAGTTAGAGTTTACCAATTACGCCACCTACCTTGAACTGAATCCTCCCACATGGGAAGTCAGGCTCAGGAAGGGCGAGGAGAATTTGGGAACAAGCTGGAGTTGTGTTCACGGGGTCTCCCGCTGGTATAAGGATTGCGGCTGTAAGACAGGGGGAAAGGCCGATTGGGACCAGCGATGGCGCACCCCCTTGCGAAAGGGGCTTAGCCTTCTCAGCCGAAAGCTGAAGACAGTCCGAAACCATCAATTATCGGCCTTAAGCTCTCTCCCTCCCGAAACCATTGTCAAGGAATATGCCGCAATTCTCTGCGCAAAGAAAGATCCTCTATCCTTTGCGCAACGTGTGGGCATAGCAACGGATACAGAAAGCATAACGAAGATGCTCACTATTTTGGAAGGTGAAAAACTTAGGCATTTTATGTTCACTTCCTGTGCCTGGTTTTTTTCCGACATTTCGGGAATCGAGACACTGCAAAATTTGAGCTATGCACTGCGAGCCATAGAACTCGCACAGGAGCTCGGAGAAGCAGAGGAGTTATACACACTGCTCAAGAACGAACTATCATATGCAATAAGCAACCTTCCCGACCACAGGAACGGGGGAGAGATCCTCGACGACCTGACAGATGAAATTCTTCCGGGAGGATTGGAGCCTGCACTCTTTTTTCATATGAATCGCCTGCTTCATCGAGAAAAGAGTGATGAACTTCGTTACGGAATCTACAGGTTGGAATCACTTGTTCTTTCTGAAGAAAAAACAGGTAAAACCTCTCATATAAAGGTGGTGAATACGATAACAGGACAGCACCACCTGTGCACGGTAACTACGCGCATTCGGCCAAATGAACCGATGGATATTCATGCGGAAGATCAGTACGGCAGGAAAATTTCCATCGGCAACGACAGAGCCGCCCACCTTCCGGAACAATTGCGCTACACATTAAGCGATCTTCTCAGCGCATCATCTCAGAGGCTATGCGGAAAGGCGGGAGGGGAATTGGTCGGCCCGACAACACACGTTCTCAACTGGGCCAGAACCCTGAGGCTTCCTATCAGCCCCGATATCCTGAAGAGTGCAGAGGTGGCCGTGGACTGGCGGCTGCAGCATATCATGCCCTTGCCGCATAAAAAGCTGTCGACAGCGGACCGGCGTGAGCTGGCGGAACTTCTTGATTTTGCCGTCAACAACAAATTGGAATTTGACAGAAAAGAGGCATCTCGTCGCTTTACCTATTATCTATCTCAACGCTTCTCGACCCTTTCTCCGCAGCTTACTATGGAAGAAGCACGGGAGATTATCGAACTACACGCCCTGGCGGCAAAGGCTCAAATCGAGGAAGATATTACCATAGCGCAAAATATCATCTTCGATCAGCTGAAGATATGGAGAGAAAAGATAGCACAGGTCGAAAGCCAGGCCCCTTCAAAGCGTGACCAGGAGGCCATGGCTCCTATATTGAGCCTTTGTGAGGGGTTCGGGATCTATGCCGACGACATGAGAAGGAAAAAAGGAAAAAAACAAGAGGAAGAAAAGGATACTTCCCGGCCCACTAATTAA
- a CDS encoding DUF4912 domain-containing protein yields the protein MTRERLLTLSKETLVALARREGLYVEDDLDFDEDDREEIIDQIMDALEEDRSERIAGNNSAMQAKGRKYDILLDEEIVSQETEEYLLPDHYNETRIVLLLRDPLWAYAYWDIQDVRLKSLCDEPYYEGLFLRVYEFSSAIPSKDHVIDYFDIPVKEEDDNWYISLPKPGGFFCVDLRGKSLHGETLLCRSNMIKSPLGYIAENQEDFFSHPDQMKVLLSGLWDFEGREDERERIPQRVLQILDYQDLSIGN from the coding sequence ATGACAAGGGAACGTTTGCTTACCCTTTCCAAAGAGACCTTGGTTGCCCTTGCTCGCAGGGAAGGGCTGTATGTGGAAGATGATCTTGATTTTGACGAAGATGATCGGGAAGAGATAATCGATCAGATCATGGATGCCCTGGAAGAAGATCGCTCCGAGCGTATAGCCGGAAATAATTCGGCAATGCAAGCAAAGGGGCGAAAATACGATATTCTTCTTGATGAAGAGATCGTCTCTCAGGAGACCGAAGAATATCTGCTTCCCGACCACTATAACGAGACCAGGATCGTTTTGCTCCTCCGGGATCCTCTCTGGGCTTATGCCTATTGGGATATCCAGGACGTACGTTTGAAAAGTCTTTGTGACGAACCCTATTATGAGGGGCTTTTCTTGCGGGTCTATGAATTTTCTTCCGCAATACCGAGCAAGGACCATGTGATAGATTATTTCGATATTCCCGTCAAGGAAGAGGACGACAACTGGTATATAAGTCTTCCCAAACCCGGCGGTTTCTTTTGCGTCGATCTTCGTGGGAAATCACTGCATGGTGAAACCTTACTGTGTCGTTCGAATATGATCAAAAGTCCTCTCGGCTATATCGCCGAGAACCAGGAAGATTTCTTCTCCCATCCCGACCAGATGAAGGTTCTCCTTTCCGGTTTGTGGGATTTTGAAGGACGCGAGGATGAGCGTGAACGGATTCCTCAGCGGGTCCTGCAGATTCTCGATTATCAGGATTTGTCGATTGGTAACTAA
- a CDS encoding glycoside hydrolase family 57 protein: MKGYLGVILHAHLPFVRHPEYSRFLEEDWLYEAISETYLPLLRMFGRLKADKVPFRLTMSISPTLSDMLADDLLQQRYVDHVNRLIELGEKEVERTASDGDFAPLAAMYLGLYRQNLSDFENLYRRNILSAFRAFEKDGYIEIITTAGTHAFLPLFQQYPEAVDAQIKSAIISHGRNFGTHPKGFWLPECGYYPDLEKLLKSSDISYFFTAAHGILLADKKPRYGVYAPMQLPNGLTAFGRDYPSSEAVWSNSDGYPGDYVYREFYRDIGYDLPMEYIRPYIHEPGVRVYTGYKYYAITSAGDDKRPYRHEVALRKTQEHAENFLYQRQNQVRKLEALMDKPPFVICPYDAELFGHWWFEGIDWLENLFRKIAKSGDGLEMITPSDYLKRHDNHQEGTPSFSSWGNKGYAEVWLDGKNDWIYRHVHKAIERMIELVDRYPDESGLKERVLNQASREVLLSMASDWPFIMKTGTTVPYAEKRIREHLHNFNFIYENLCRNTVNTEWLTRIEKKNNIFPDVDYRLFRKR, encoded by the coding sequence ATGAAAGGCTATCTCGGAGTTATTCTACATGCCCATCTTCCCTTTGTTCGGCATCCTGAGTATTCCCGGTTTCTGGAAGAAGACTGGTTGTACGAGGCGATTTCTGAAACCTACCTACCGCTTCTTCGAATGTTCGGTAGGCTTAAGGCTGATAAGGTTCCCTTTCGTCTGACCATGTCGATCAGTCCGACACTGTCGGATATGCTTGCGGACGATCTTCTTCAGCAGCGCTATGTAGATCATGTGAACAGGCTTATCGAGCTTGGCGAAAAAGAGGTAGAGCGCACGGCTTCCGATGGGGACTTCGCTCCCTTGGCGGCCATGTACCTGGGGCTTTACCGTCAAAACCTTTCCGACTTTGAGAACCTCTACAGGCGGAATATCCTCTCCGCTTTCCGTGCTTTTGAGAAAGATGGGTATATTGAAATCATCACCACGGCGGGAACCCATGCCTTCTTACCGCTTTTTCAGCAGTATCCCGAGGCCGTGGATGCCCAAATCAAAAGTGCCATTATCAGTCATGGGCGTAATTTCGGGACCCATCCCAAGGGTTTTTGGTTACCGGAATGCGGCTATTATCCGGATTTGGAAAAACTACTGAAAAGTTCTGATATTTCCTACTTTTTTACTGCGGCCCACGGTATCCTTCTTGCCGATAAAAAGCCCCGCTACGGAGTCTATGCACCTATGCAGCTTCCGAATGGTTTAACGGCCTTTGGGCGGGATTATCCTTCCTCCGAAGCCGTCTGGAGCAACAGCGACGGATATCCCGGTGATTATGTCTATCGGGAGTTTTATCGCGATATCGGCTATGATCTTCCGATGGAGTATATCCGCCCCTATATTCACGAGCCTGGGGTACGGGTGTATACGGGTTATAAATATTATGCGATCACCAGTGCCGGTGATGATAAGCGTCCCTATCGTCACGAGGTCGCTTTACGAAAAACCCAAGAACATGCGGAAAATTTTCTTTACCAGCGTCAGAACCAGGTTCGTAAACTGGAGGCGTTGATGGATAAGCCTCCCTTTGTTATCTGCCCTTATGATGCCGAGCTCTTTGGTCATTGGTGGTTCGAAGGGATCGACTGGCTGGAAAATCTCTTCCGCAAGATTGCGAAATCCGGGGACGGGCTTGAAATGATCACCCCCTCGGATTATCTGAAGCGACACGACAATCATCAGGAGGGCACGCCCAGTTTTTCCAGCTGGGGGAACAAAGGCTATGCCGAGGTTTGGCTCGACGGCAAAAACGACTGGATCTATCGGCACGTTCATAAGGCGATAGAGCGTATGATCGAACTCGTTGACCGCTACCCCGATGAAAGTGGCCTGAAGGAGCGGGTGCTCAATCAGGCCTCCCGTGAGGTTCTGTTAAGCATGGCTTCGGACTGGCCCTTCATCATGAAGACGGGAACGACCGTTCCCTATGCCGAAAAGCGAATACGCGAACATCTTCATAACTTCAACTTCATCTATGAAAATCTTTGCCGCAACACGGTGAATACCGAGTGGCTGACGAGGATTGAAAAGAAGAACAACATTTTTCCCGATGTCGATTACCGCCTCTTCCGCAAGCGTTAA
- the mraZ gene encoding division/cell wall cluster transcriptional repressor MraZ has protein sequence MFMGEYRNSIDEKGRLMIPSRLRSEVTGNVVVVTRGVDTCLWLFPPEQWKKIAHSIMGSSSLFKSKTRLLQRRIIAPAQECEIDRSGRITIPPTLRDSAGIELKKEAVILGIDSYLEVWDTDAYRSYLDESESEFLAAAEELGDVLATPSE, from the coding sequence ATGTTCATGGGGGAATATCGTAACTCCATAGACGAGAAGGGACGCCTCATGATTCCCTCTCGCCTTCGGTCAGAGGTGACCGGCAACGTGGTCGTTGTAACCCGTGGTGTCGATACCTGCCTTTGGCTCTTTCCCCCGGAGCAGTGGAAAAAGATTGCCCATTCGATCATGGGCTCGTCGTCGCTGTTTAAGTCCAAGACGCGATTGCTGCAGCGGCGCATCATCGCTCCCGCTCAGGAGTGCGAGATAGACCGTTCCGGAAGAATCACCATTCCGCCCACCTTGCGGGATTCTGCCGGAATAGAATTGAAGAAGGAGGCGGTCATACTGGGAATCGATTCTTATCTTGAGGTGTGGGATACCGATGCCTATCGTTCCTACCTCGATGAAAGCGAAAGCGAATTCCTCGCTGCGGCTGAAGAGCTTGGCGATGTGCTCGCAACGCCCTCGGAGTGA
- the rsmH gene encoding 16S rRNA (cytosine(1402)-N(4))-methyltransferase RsmH, with product MDIVHRSVMAEEAFHYLSPALEKGLLVDCTLGEGGHSELFLSRLPGCRIVGLDADEKILEVARQRLAPFGERVRLFNTWFNVFFRDYPLGDERPDAVLFDLGISVFHYERSGRGFSFREDEPLDMRLEAHLEQSAADIINTYPEKELADLIFRFGEERLSRRFASAIVARRQSKPFTTTKELEEVIWTASPQSYRHGRIHPATRTFQALRIAVNGELARLESALGDAFARLRPGGMMGVISFHSLEDRIVKHFFLDKKKGCISSSGAPIDSDRGVTAAEILTKKPLRPTEEEVRVNAPSRSAKFRVVRKLIDEDR from the coding sequence ATGGATATTGTTCATCGGTCGGTAATGGCGGAGGAGGCTTTTCATTATCTCTCTCCAGCCCTTGAAAAGGGATTGCTTGTTGATTGTACCCTCGGGGAGGGGGGGCATAGCGAGCTGTTCCTTTCCCGGCTTCCGGGTTGCCGGATTGTCGGACTGGATGCCGATGAAAAGATTCTGGAAGTTGCCAGACAGCGACTTGCGCCCTTTGGGGAAAGGGTGCGTTTGTTCAACACCTGGTTTAATGTTTTCTTCCGGGATTATCCACTGGGAGATGAACGTCCCGACGCCGTTTTATTCGATCTCGGTATTTCTGTTTTTCATTATGAGAGATCGGGCAGGGGGTTTTCCTTCCGAGAGGATGAGCCCTTGGATATGCGGCTTGAAGCACACCTCGAGCAGTCGGCTGCGGATATTATCAACACATATCCGGAGAAAGAGTTGGCCGATCTTATATTCCGTTTTGGGGAAGAACGTTTGTCGCGGCGTTTTGCCTCCGCCATTGTGGCTCGACGGCAAAGTAAACCCTTTACCACAACCAAAGAACTCGAAGAGGTCATTTGGACGGCATCACCACAGTCGTATCGTCATGGCCGGATTCACCCCGCAACCAGAACATTTCAGGCCCTTCGTATTGCGGTTAATGGTGAGCTCGCCAGGCTGGAATCGGCCTTGGGGGATGCTTTTGCCAGGTTGCGACCCGGCGGTATGATGGGGGTGATAAGTTTTCACTCCCTGGAGGACCGGATTGTGAAGCACTTCTTTTTGGATAAAAAGAAAGGGTGCATATCCTCTTCTGGCGCGCCGATAGATAGTGATAGGGGAGTAACTGCGGCTGAAATTCTGACAAAGAAGCCGTTACGCCCGACGGAAGAGGAAGTAAGGGTCAATGCCCCGTCGAGAAGTGCCAAATTTCGTGTTGTCCGAAAGTTGATTGATGAGGATAGATAG
- a CDS encoding FtsB/FtsL family cell division protein: MNNKRVFILLIAAALPVSAFLLVDQVYRYDHLMGQVDLLHARQTELFEENKRTVVNIAILRAPERIDRIARELGLKKGSGRSLLEITLPSIRRASDG; encoded by the coding sequence ATGAACAACAAACGGGTATTTATTTTATTGATTGCGGCTGCGTTGCCCGTATCTGCATTTTTGTTGGTGGATCAGGTCTATCGCTACGATCATCTGATGGGACAGGTCGACCTGCTCCATGCACGCCAGACCGAGCTATTTGAAGAGAATAAAAGAACCGTTGTCAATATTGCCATTCTGCGGGCCCCTGAACGAATCGATCGTATTGCCCGAGAACTGGGCTTAAAAAAAGGAAGCGGTCGATCACTTTTGGAAATAACGTTGCCTTCCATACGGAGGGCTTCAGATGGATAA